From Pseudoalteromonas sp. R3, one genomic window encodes:
- a CDS encoding phage baseplate assembly protein V, with product MNLDPAQSELALSDLQHRLSKLITLGTVHEVDYETARVKVKIGDWITAKLPWLTDMAAHNMTWRAPEIGEQVIVLAPCGDTAQGVILGSVYSAAADHHKPDHVLGAGEGESYAVASSREHVHRTRYQDGALVEYDNQNHAYHLYVPDTDGEQTAKITIHSERDLRIECGFNATVEVGNNASINVVKDATLTVGNDASVSAEKNIHVTAKETLNLKGKQINISSTAQGIAIAAETDLLLNAKNMIKAQE from the coding sequence ATGAACCTGGATCCCGCTCAATCTGAGCTAGCGCTATCTGACTTACAGCATCGTTTAAGCAAGCTGATCACGCTTGGTACGGTGCATGAAGTGGACTATGAAACGGCCCGGGTGAAAGTCAAAATCGGTGACTGGATCACAGCTAAGCTACCCTGGCTGACCGATATGGCGGCGCATAATATGACCTGGCGTGCACCGGAAATTGGTGAGCAAGTGATTGTCCTTGCGCCCTGCGGCGACACTGCCCAGGGCGTGATCCTGGGCAGTGTGTATAGTGCGGCAGCTGATCACCATAAACCCGACCATGTGTTAGGTGCGGGTGAAGGGGAAAGTTACGCTGTGGCAAGCAGTCGTGAACATGTGCACCGCACCCGCTATCAGGATGGCGCGCTGGTGGAGTATGACAACCAAAATCATGCTTACCATCTTTATGTGCCGGACACGGACGGTGAACAAACCGCGAAAATCACAATACATAGTGAAAGAGACCTTCGCATTGAGTGTGGGTTTAATGCGACGGTCGAAGTGGGCAATAACGCCTCAATTAATGTGGTTAAGGATGCCACTCTGACGGTGGGTAATGACGCTTCTGTCAGCGCCGAAAAGAACATTCATGTAACGGCAAAAGAAACACTGAACTTAAAAGGTAAGCAGATCAATATCAGTTCAACGGCACAGGGAATTGCTATCGCGGCGGAGACTGACTTGTTGCTCAATGCGAAGAATATGATCAAAGCACAGGAGTAA
- a CDS encoding phage tail sheath C-terminal domain-containing protein: protein MSEFLHGVEVIEAQSGTRPIKTVKSSVIGVIGTAPGADTDAFPANTPVLIAGKRSEAEKLGTDGTLPAALSGIFDQAGAAVVVVRVEGADEAAVMAAMTDDSTDDGKYKGVFAFLGAESVLGVAPRILVAPGYTHQRDGGANPVVSKLVGVAERLRAVIIADGPNSTDAKAIEYRGDQSSRRVFLVDPHVRVFKDGVEKVEPASARVAGMIAKSDNDRGFWWSPSNTAMNGIVGTARPVDFQLGDKQARANHLNENDVATIIRQNGFKLWGNRTCSGDPKWAFLSVVRTADMINDSLLRAHMWAVDRNITKTYIEDVKQSVQSYLDSLKAQGAILGGEIWADEELNTPENLQAGKVYFSFDFTPPTPAEHITFKSILTNNYLEEIV, encoded by the coding sequence ATGTCTGAATTTCTACACGGTGTAGAAGTCATCGAGGCGCAATCTGGTACGCGCCCTATTAAAACTGTAAAAAGCTCGGTTATTGGTGTTATAGGTACTGCCCCTGGCGCAGATACAGACGCTTTCCCGGCCAATACACCAGTATTAATCGCAGGTAAACGTAGTGAAGCCGAAAAGCTGGGAACTGACGGTACACTGCCTGCTGCACTGAGTGGCATTTTTGACCAGGCTGGCGCCGCTGTGGTTGTGGTACGTGTTGAAGGTGCCGATGAAGCCGCTGTGATGGCAGCGATGACAGACGATTCAACGGATGACGGCAAGTATAAAGGGGTATTTGCCTTTTTAGGTGCAGAGTCTGTACTGGGTGTTGCGCCACGTATTCTGGTTGCGCCGGGTTACACGCATCAACGTGATGGCGGTGCTAACCCTGTGGTCAGCAAACTAGTGGGCGTGGCTGAGCGACTTCGTGCGGTGATCATCGCAGATGGTCCAAATAGCACAGATGCGAAAGCCATTGAATATCGTGGTGATCAGAGTTCACGTCGTGTATTCCTGGTTGACCCACATGTTCGCGTGTTCAAAGACGGTGTTGAAAAGGTTGAGCCAGCCAGCGCACGTGTTGCCGGTATGATTGCCAAATCGGATAACGACCGCGGATTCTGGTGGAGTCCGAGTAACACTGCCATGAATGGCATCGTCGGTACTGCTCGTCCGGTGGACTTCCAGCTGGGTGATAAACAGGCGCGTGCTAACCACCTGAACGAAAATGATGTAGCAACTATTATCCGCCAAAACGGCTTTAAGCTGTGGGGTAACCGTACGTGTTCTGGCGACCCGAAATGGGCTTTCCTGTCAGTGGTTCGTACCGCAGACATGATCAATGACTCACTACTGCGTGCCCATATGTGGGCGGTTGACCGTAACATCACCAAAACCTATATCGAAGATGTGAAACAGAGCGTGCAGTCTTACCTGGACAGCCTTAAAGCACAAGGTGCAATCCTGGGCGGCGAAATCTGGGCAGATGAAGAGCTGAATACACCGGAAAACCTCCAGGCTGGCAAGGTGTACTTCAGCTTTGACTTTACGCCGCCAACCCCGGCTGAGCACATCACCTTCAAGAGCATTCTGACAAATAACTACCTAGAGGAAATCGTATAA
- a CDS encoding DUF4815 domain-containing protein produces the protein MLQDYYHNYDKANGYERLLFRSGRGLQSRELNDLQSQVQHQVKDIADVLLKDGDLVSGGDVVIDTQSGETQLSAAQVYLDGHIRSLPAATLSIALQGGVDIGVWLTHSVVTEVEDPSLRDPAVNALNYDEPGAARLQQHCQWGLRDDALAEENAFYPVHRIEDGVLIIKQPPPQLDAVTQALARYDREANGGSYVVEGMALSYRDREADQQVFSLQEGKAHIQGYEVAFDTARSAAFDWDPDIGTVREEPKAFISVPTSGDDTRSMRVDLDFFPVKTVEEVNVSIEKSATLTRAQLAGGEDLLPDESVLEILSVTQGETEFVAGVDFLFLRNHISWQLSGAEPAPGSQFEVRYRFRTQVAVEPDEFGFTLQKQQPQGELVENALITVDYQWYRPRIDLVVLDRFGQLKRIKGQPAHQLPVAPKVPANHLPLAQVSQSWFAEQAPEIENLAVRAVSMSELEQMQSQISDLYQLLAIERLRNDANSEESSSKFGVFVDPFIDDDMRDAGIEQTAAIVDGELILPLSADIVELPLPTGNVLTLPYELEDVLAQTKQTGSMKVNPYQAVEPIPATVRLSPSVDHWTQTSRSWTSPITRRFDIGRGLRRLTRTRTSTQVLSRTTRQAQFMRSRWVNFTISGFGPQETLDRVTFDGISVQAQEA, from the coding sequence ATGCTACAGGATTATTATCACAACTATGATAAAGCCAATGGTTATGAGCGGCTGTTGTTTCGCTCCGGGCGAGGGTTGCAAAGCCGGGAACTGAATGACCTGCAGTCTCAGGTTCAGCATCAGGTCAAAGACATTGCCGATGTTTTGCTAAAAGACGGCGATCTGGTGTCTGGCGGCGACGTGGTGATCGATACACAATCGGGTGAGACGCAACTAAGCGCTGCTCAGGTTTATCTGGATGGTCATATCAGAAGCCTGCCAGCAGCCACACTTAGCATTGCGTTGCAAGGCGGTGTGGATATTGGTGTCTGGCTGACCCACAGTGTGGTGACGGAAGTGGAAGATCCATCGCTCAGAGATCCCGCTGTTAATGCGCTCAACTACGACGAACCTGGTGCTGCCCGGTTACAGCAGCATTGCCAGTGGGGTTTGCGAGACGACGCGCTGGCCGAAGAAAATGCGTTTTATCCGGTACACCGCATTGAAGATGGGGTGCTGATCATCAAACAGCCGCCGCCTCAGCTGGATGCTGTGACCCAGGCGCTGGCCCGCTATGACCGTGAAGCCAATGGTGGCAGTTATGTCGTTGAAGGCATGGCGCTGAGCTATCGTGACCGCGAAGCCGATCAGCAGGTATTCAGCCTGCAAGAAGGGAAGGCGCATATTCAGGGCTATGAGGTGGCCTTTGATACCGCACGTAGCGCGGCTTTTGACTGGGATCCGGATATTGGCACTGTCAGGGAAGAGCCTAAAGCCTTTATCAGTGTTCCAACATCGGGTGATGACACACGCAGTATGCGGGTTGACCTGGATTTCTTCCCGGTGAAAACCGTAGAAGAAGTGAATGTCAGCATCGAAAAAAGTGCCACACTGACGCGTGCTCAGCTGGCGGGGGGAGAAGACCTGCTGCCGGATGAATCGGTGCTGGAGATCCTCAGCGTTACTCAGGGCGAGACTGAGTTTGTGGCCGGGGTCGACTTTCTCTTTTTGCGCAATCACATCAGCTGGCAGCTCAGTGGGGCAGAGCCTGCACCGGGCAGTCAATTTGAGGTACGTTACCGCTTTCGTACCCAGGTGGCAGTGGAGCCCGATGAATTTGGTTTTACCCTGCAAAAGCAACAACCACAGGGAGAGCTGGTTGAGAATGCACTGATCACTGTGGACTATCAATGGTATCGACCGCGTATTGATTTAGTGGTACTGGACCGTTTTGGCCAGCTTAAACGCATTAAAGGTCAACCGGCCCACCAGTTGCCCGTAGCACCAAAGGTACCAGCCAACCATTTACCTCTGGCACAGGTGAGTCAGAGTTGGTTTGCCGAGCAGGCGCCGGAAATTGAAAACCTGGCGGTCAGAGCGGTATCTATGTCTGAGCTGGAACAAATGCAGTCTCAGATCAGTGATTTGTATCAGTTACTGGCGATTGAGCGACTGCGTAATGACGCCAATAGTGAAGAGTCTTCCAGCAAGTTTGGTGTGTTTGTCGACCCCTTTATTGACGATGATATGCGCGATGCAGGTATTGAACAAACGGCGGCCATTGTCGATGGTGAGCTTATTCTGCCCTTAAGTGCTGATATCGTTGAACTGCCTTTGCCGACAGGCAATGTGCTGACCTTACCCTATGAGCTCGAAGACGTGCTGGCGCAAACCAAGCAAACCGGCAGCATGAAGGTCAATCCCTATCAGGCGGTTGAACCTATCCCTGCCACCGTGCGTTTGTCGCCCAGTGTCGATCACTGGACTCAGACAAGCCGCAGCTGGACCAGCCCAATTACCCGGCGCTTTGATATTGGCCGGGGCCTGCGCAGGTTAACCCGCACTCGCACCAGCACTCAGGTATTGAGCCGAACCACGCGTCAGGCTCAGTTTATGCGTTCACGTTGGGTGAACTTTACCATCTCCGGATTTGGCCCACAGGAAACCCTGGACAGGGTGACCTTTGATGGGATCAGTGTTCAGGCTCAGGAGGCTTAA
- a CDS encoding baseplate J/gp47 family protein, translated as MSQFLTPDLSRVPMPELLQDVDFEHQLNEIKQRFLASHPQYADALKLESDPLMALLQTLAYQQVLNTQQVNDAVKGVMLATASGADLDAIASRYNLLRDEGESDTRFRQRIQLAFDGLNTAGSASAYAFHTLSLDPAIRDVTVHSPAPCEIVLTVLSTEGNGTPSQVLLDKVAKHFAAQGWEHQQASRVRPLGDRVTVNAVQIVPYTVKAQLIVLPGPSAEAIRQAAVKRMQVYLASRQKLGKKVTRAGLFAALHLEGVDEVNLTSPASNISVTNTQSPWCEHYEVEVVVNHE; from the coding sequence ATGAGCCAATTTCTAACACCAGACCTGTCCCGGGTGCCCATGCCAGAGCTGTTACAGGATGTGGATTTTGAGCACCAGCTAAACGAAATCAAACAGCGTTTTTTAGCGTCACATCCTCAGTATGCCGATGCCCTTAAACTGGAAAGCGACCCGCTGATGGCCTTGTTGCAAACCCTCGCCTACCAGCAGGTATTGAATACTCAGCAGGTAAATGATGCGGTCAAAGGCGTGATGCTGGCAACGGCCAGTGGCGCAGACCTGGATGCCATCGCATCGCGCTATAACCTGCTGCGCGACGAAGGTGAAAGCGATACCCGGTTTCGCCAGCGCATTCAGCTGGCCTTTGATGGCTTAAATACAGCAGGCAGCGCATCGGCTTATGCCTTTCATACTTTGTCGCTCGACCCGGCCATTCGGGATGTCACAGTTCACAGCCCGGCGCCCTGTGAGATTGTACTGACTGTTCTCAGTACAGAAGGCAATGGTACACCGTCACAGGTGCTGCTCGATAAAGTAGCCAAACACTTTGCTGCCCAGGGATGGGAGCACCAGCAAGCCTCTCGAGTCAGGCCCCTGGGTGATCGGGTGACGGTGAATGCGGTGCAGATTGTGCCTTACACAGTTAAAGCGCAGCTGATTGTATTGCCTGGGCCCTCAGCCGAAGCAATCCGCCAGGCCGCTGTGAAAAGAATGCAAGTGTATCTCGCCAGCCGACAGAAACTCGGCAAAAAAGTGACCCGAGCAGGGCTGTTTGCAGCCTTGCACCTGGAGGGCGTGGATGAAGTCAATCTGACTTCTCCTGCGTCAAATATATCCGTGACAAATACTCAATCTCCCTGGTGTGAGCATTACGAAGTAGAGGTAGTCGTCAATCATGAATGA
- a CDS encoding phage tail assembly chaperone yields MDIAENEAQMPVQQLADESQWYSIRAMRDAYLRSTDWLVLKYQETQGAIPDELKQYRQALRDLPQAYSSPSEVVWPARPEL; encoded by the coding sequence ATGGACATAGCAGAAAATGAAGCGCAAATGCCTGTTCAGCAACTTGCAGATGAGAGTCAATGGTACTCAATCAGGGCAATGCGCGATGCGTATTTGCGTTCAACGGATTGGTTAGTACTGAAATATCAGGAAACACAAGGCGCGATACCGGATGAGTTGAAGCAATATCGTCAGGCGTTGAGGGATTTACCGCAGGCATATAGCTCGCCGAGCGAAGTCGTGTGGCCGGCCAGGCCTGAGCTGTAA
- a CDS encoding PAAR domain-containing protein — protein MPDIALNNAKTNLHNDYNPATVAAAQSTFKVNKEAVLCVKDVLSEHLHSKDSKIPPHVGQTVTKGAPGFTIGGNAVARVGDPSGCNALIEDGYAKFIVGNKGGEA, from the coding sequence ATGCCAGATATTGCATTAAACAATGCCAAGACCAATTTGCACAATGATTATAACCCAGCCACGGTGGCCGCAGCGCAAAGCACCTTTAAGGTCAATAAAGAAGCCGTGTTGTGTGTCAAAGACGTATTATCTGAGCACTTACACAGCAAAGACAGCAAGATACCGCCTCATGTTGGGCAGACAGTAACAAAAGGTGCGCCGGGTTTTACGATTGGGGGCAACGCCGTTGCCCGTGTGGGCGATCCCAGCGGCTGTAACGCATTGATTGAAGATGGGTATGCAAAGTTCATTGTGGGTAATAAAGGAGGTGAAGCATGA
- a CDS encoding GPW/gp25 family protein encodes MIGMNAQTGKPLGGVEHLKQSIRDIVTTPKGSRVMRRDYGCGLFELIDRPFSHSLVGDITIAISNALEQWEPRFALEGVAVHPAGDGKLSIAIEGLYLINGEPVTIEGIQI; translated from the coding sequence ATGATTGGCATGAATGCCCAGACAGGTAAGCCGCTGGGCGGCGTTGAACACCTGAAACAAAGTATTCGCGATATTGTAACGACCCCCAAGGGAAGCCGGGTGATGCGTCGCGATTATGGCTGCGGTTTGTTTGAACTTATTGACCGGCCGTTTTCACACTCTCTGGTTGGTGATATTACCATTGCCATTTCCAATGCACTTGAGCAATGGGAGCCGAGATTCGCACTTGAAGGGGTGGCGGTGCACCCGGCTGGAGACGGCAAATTATCAATCGCCATTGAAGGTTTATATCTTATCAATGGTGAACCGGTAACCATCGAAGGGATCCAAATCTAA
- a CDS encoding phage tail protein I: MNELLPSNATPLVRAIESEFSRPDKIRSLLLKVLNIKALSESKRQSLAEQWQLTSCSESAFYQADINQLLTVLWDDVLCPAAMLPALAEALKIADWESYLDDRARRRALQDACILQDIRLLLRAIWDPMLCPASLLPWLAWAMSVDEWDETWSETLKRRVIRDAFAVHQYKGTPYALQKALDSLNIATEIKEWWQSEGADTPSDEVMPPGTVKVWALVNQNLDDHQQGLLTPQMLKKIRRVINAVKRGAIHVDLQLGIALSESLAPFGAAQSPLNLIDHEATGLG; the protein is encoded by the coding sequence ATGAATGAGCTGCTTCCCAGTAATGCAACACCTTTGGTACGGGCAATTGAAAGCGAATTTTCCCGGCCCGACAAAATACGGTCTTTGCTGCTTAAAGTTTTGAACATCAAGGCGTTGAGCGAATCTAAGAGGCAAAGTCTGGCCGAACAATGGCAGCTAACGTCCTGTAGTGAAAGCGCTTTTTATCAGGCCGATATTAACCAGCTACTCACCGTGCTGTGGGATGACGTACTCTGCCCAGCGGCGATGTTACCGGCGCTTGCAGAGGCTTTAAAAATAGCCGACTGGGAAAGTTATCTCGATGACAGAGCGCGGCGGCGTGCGTTACAAGATGCCTGTATTTTACAGGATATTCGTCTGTTACTGCGTGCGATATGGGATCCTATGTTGTGTCCGGCCTCCCTGTTGCCCTGGCTGGCCTGGGCTATGTCGGTGGATGAATGGGATGAAACCTGGTCAGAAACACTGAAACGCCGGGTGATCCGCGACGCTTTTGCAGTGCACCAATACAAAGGCACGCCCTACGCGCTGCAAAAAGCACTCGACAGTTTAAATATTGCTACTGAAATCAAGGAATGGTGGCAGTCCGAAGGAGCGGACACCCCCTCTGATGAGGTCATGCCGCCTGGTACGGTTAAAGTGTGGGCACTGGTGAACCAGAATTTGGACGACCATCAGCAAGGACTGCTGACTCCCCAAATGCTGAAAAAAATCCGCCGGGTGATCAATGCCGTTAAGCGCGGCGCTATTCACGTGGATTTACAGCTGGGTATAGCACTGAGTGAATCTTTGGCACCTTTTGGGGCTGCACAATCGCCGCTCAATCTTATCGACCATGAAGCCACGGGGTTGGGGTGA
- a CDS encoding phage tail protein, with translation MSENLTPNTPLVPPNHTTLQWTLDQHGQLTQTLETGISLLRGFKSHPNPNLLPWLVWEYGLDPLEPYLDNLDEVLLQGLSWQRIRGTRASLAMAVGWLGVPLLQIEESGSLRHFYRYQLHLDSVPGEWQLNRLAQLSELSAPARSQLVRVTYQLDIRELALSSGQFGDLLSDRSGFRYTLQDGKQIRLSRQRSHCDGTDISAHSGNGVVRKRGQLWGQVHSSRLGSLVLSEPTTCNLLAGISHQRNVASHIHTQPGLWQGSWSTVSWSHSQTPQLVQCHYSLT, from the coding sequence ATGTCTGAAAACTTAACTCCGAATACGCCCTTAGTGCCACCCAATCACACCACATTGCAATGGACGCTGGATCAGCACGGACAACTCACTCAGACACTGGAAACAGGCATTTCACTGCTGAGAGGGTTTAAGTCTCACCCCAATCCGAACCTGTTACCCTGGCTGGTATGGGAATATGGCTTGGATCCGCTGGAACCTTATCTGGACAATTTGGATGAGGTGCTGTTGCAGGGCCTAAGCTGGCAACGGATCCGGGGTACCCGGGCTAGTCTGGCTATGGCAGTAGGCTGGCTCGGTGTGCCCTTATTGCAGATTGAAGAGTCGGGGTCACTGCGGCACTTTTACCGTTATCAGTTGCACCTTGATAGTGTCCCCGGAGAGTGGCAGCTCAATCGGCTGGCGCAACTTAGCGAGCTTAGTGCACCGGCTCGAAGTCAGCTGGTCAGGGTAACCTATCAGCTTGACATTCGTGAACTGGCACTTTCGTCAGGTCAGTTTGGCGACTTGCTCAGTGATCGGTCCGGCTTTCGCTATACCTTGCAAGATGGCAAACAAATAAGGCTGTCCCGCCAGCGTTCCCACTGCGATGGAACTGATATATCTGCACACAGCGGGAATGGCGTAGTTCGCAAGCGAGGGCAATTGTGGGGTCAAGTCCACAGCAGTCGCCTGGGCTCATTGGTACTCAGTGAACCGACTACCTGTAACCTTCTCGCTGGTATCTCACATCAACGTAACGTTGCCAGTCACATCCATACCCAACCCGGACTCTGGCAGGGAAGCTGGTCAACGGTGAGCTGGTCACACAGCCAGACACCTCAGCTTGTCCAGTGTCATTACTCACTTACTTAA